A region from the Colwellia sp. PAMC 21821 genome encodes:
- a CDS encoding TauD/TfdA family dioxygenase: protein MTLTVTPLDSVGVEVSGFDINAPLTDAIKAELKALWYEHAILVFRDQDVDPEKQIEFSRIFGPLELHPLKVTQNDEYPELFELKNGGPMDKFQTAFYKDQEIVGRLDWHMDLHYTARPNHGALLRAVVVAEEDGLTGFGDLAKAYDALDDETKAILEKLEVVYSFSMQRRHMRYVNLDGYEPGPNSPMKPTDIGFPDFPDAAYPAVVTHPISGRKVLEVVEQFLDRVVTPQQFGLSNDESIELLERLIKHSTQPEFTYFHKWRKGDMVLWDNWRAMHCTTGTKVGVNRVINRTTIKGDVTLGRVLKSKPLSA, encoded by the coding sequence ATGACCCTTACCGTTACTCCGCTTGATAGTGTTGGTGTAGAAGTATCAGGTTTTGACATTAATGCCCCTTTGACTGATGCAATAAAAGCTGAGTTAAAGGCTTTATGGTACGAGCATGCAATATTAGTGTTTCGCGATCAGGACGTGGATCCTGAAAAACAAATAGAGTTCAGTCGCATTTTCGGGCCTTTAGAGCTACATCCTCTGAAAGTAACGCAAAACGACGAGTATCCAGAATTATTTGAGCTGAAAAATGGCGGTCCTATGGATAAATTCCAAACCGCATTTTACAAAGATCAGGAAATAGTAGGACGCTTAGACTGGCACATGGATTTACATTACACGGCGCGCCCCAACCATGGCGCACTATTACGTGCTGTAGTGGTGGCTGAAGAAGACGGCCTTACTGGCTTTGGTGACTTAGCGAAAGCTTACGACGCCCTCGATGACGAAACCAAGGCAATACTTGAAAAACTAGAGGTTGTTTATAGTTTTAGCATGCAGCGTAGACACATGCGCTATGTTAATCTAGATGGCTATGAGCCAGGTCCTAATAGCCCAATGAAGCCGACTGACATTGGCTTTCCTGACTTTCCTGATGCTGCTTATCCCGCCGTAGTTACGCACCCTATAAGCGGTCGTAAAGTTCTTGAAGTGGTAGAGCAATTTTTGGACAGAGTAGTGACGCCACAGCAGTTTGGCTTATCAAACGATGAGTCTATTGAGTTATTAGAGCGCCTAATAAAGCACTCTACCCAGCCAGAATTCACCTATTTTCACAAGTGGCGTAAAGGCGACATGGTGCTGTGGGATAACTGGCGCGCAATGCACTGTACGACAGGTACTAAAGTCGGTGTAAACCGTGTTATTAATCGCACGACGATTAAAGGTGATGTGACACTTGGCCGAGTGCTAAAATCTAAGCCCTTATCGGCATAG
- the upp gene encoding uracil phosphoribosyltransferase: MSVIEVKHPLIKHKLGIMREADISTKRFRELASEVGCLLTYEATKNLELETKTIDSWNGEIQVEQIKGKKVTVVPILRAGLGMMDGVLELIPSARISVVGMYRNEETLEPVFYFEKLAGQIEERLALVIDPMLATGGSMVATIDLLKERGSTNIKALVLVAAPEGIAALEKAHPDVDLYTASVDDRLDDAGYILPGLGDAGDKIFGTK; encoded by the coding sequence ATGAGCGTAATCGAAGTAAAACACCCCCTAATTAAACACAAACTCGGCATAATGCGTGAAGCCGATATAAGTACCAAGCGCTTTCGCGAACTTGCCTCTGAAGTGGGTTGCTTGTTAACTTACGAAGCAACTAAAAATCTCGAATTAGAAACTAAAACCATCGATAGCTGGAATGGCGAAATTCAAGTAGAACAAATTAAAGGTAAAAAAGTCACGGTTGTGCCTATTTTACGTGCTGGTTTGGGCATGATGGACGGTGTTTTAGAACTTATACCTAGCGCTCGAATCTCAGTTGTTGGCATGTACCGTAATGAAGAAACACTTGAACCTGTGTTTTACTTTGAAAAGTTAGCCGGACAAATTGAAGAGCGTTTAGCACTAGTGATTGACCCTATGCTTGCTACTGGTGGCTCTATGGTAGCCACTATCGACTTATTAAAAGAACGTGGTTCAACAAATATTAAAGCACTAGTTTTAGTGGCTGCACCAGAAGGCATTGCAGCATTAGAGAAAGCACATCCTGATGTTGATCTTTATACCGCCTCTGTTGATGACCGCTTAGATGACGCCGGTTATATATTGCCAGGTTTGGGTGATGCTGGAGATAAAATTTTCGGCACTAAATAG
- a CDS encoding response regulator, which translates to MTQDVRVAEILLVEDNEGDIELTREAFEDAIFRNNLHIAEDGDIALDYLFKRNGYEGAVTPDIILLDLNLPSTDGKEVLEIVKTDPLLRRIPVIVLTSSEADKDVIESYDLHANCYIVKPVSASEFMKVVKDVERFWGDIVCLPTSNS; encoded by the coding sequence ATGACACAGGATGTTCGAGTAGCTGAAATATTATTGGTTGAAGATAATGAAGGTGACATAGAGCTAACGCGAGAAGCTTTTGAAGACGCCATATTTCGCAATAACCTACATATTGCTGAAGATGGCGATATTGCATTAGATTATTTGTTCAAACGTAATGGCTATGAAGGAGCTGTTACGCCCGATATCATATTGTTAGATTTAAACTTACCAAGCACTGACGGTAAAGAAGTGTTGGAAATTGTTAAAACTGACCCATTGCTTAGAAGAATACCCGTTATTGTTTTAACTAGCTCTGAAGCTGATAAAGACGTTATTGAAAGTTACGATTTACATGCCAATTGCTATATTGTTAAACCGGTAAGTGCCAGTGAATTTATGAAAGTTGTTAAAGATGTAGAACGTTTTTGGGGTGATATTGTTTGTTTGCCGACCAGTAATAGCTAG
- the surE gene encoding 5'/3'-nucleotidase SurE, which translates to MRILLSNDDGVHADGIKVLFDELAKVFDVTVVAPDRNCSGASNSLTLLNPLRAHTLENGFISVNGTPTDAVHLGAAQLMKPYPDLVVAGINHGANLGDDTIYSGTVAAATEGRHLGMPAIAVSLVSSDPKHFQTAALVTAKFIERLKLHPLPSDQIININVPDVPLNELKGIQVTRLGNRHKAETMKKVKDPWQRDIYWYGPLGQELDAGVGTDFHAIANGFASITPLTIDMTAYKSLAKMTEWINELSL; encoded by the coding sequence ATGAGAATATTACTGAGTAATGACGATGGTGTTCATGCTGATGGCATTAAAGTACTTTTTGATGAGTTAGCAAAAGTCTTTGACGTAACGGTAGTTGCCCCAGATAGAAATTGCAGTGGCGCAAGTAACTCGTTAACCTTGTTAAATCCATTACGAGCGCATACCTTAGAAAATGGCTTTATTTCTGTTAATGGCACGCCCACTGATGCCGTTCACTTAGGGGCTGCACAGTTAATGAAACCGTATCCTGATTTAGTGGTTGCTGGTATAAATCATGGGGCGAATTTAGGCGACGATACTATATATTCTGGCACGGTTGCCGCGGCTACAGAAGGTCGCCATTTAGGCATGCCAGCCATAGCCGTGTCGTTAGTGTCTTCAGACCCTAAACATTTTCAAACGGCTGCTCTTGTTACCGCGAAATTTATTGAGCGTTTGAAGTTGCATCCGCTGCCCAGCGATCAAATTATTAATATCAACGTACCTGATGTACCGCTGAATGAATTAAAAGGCATTCAAGTCACGCGTTTAGGTAATCGCCACAAAGCAGAAACCATGAAAAAGGTGAAAGATCCTTGGCAACGTGATATTTATTGGTACGGCCCATTAGGACAAGAGCTTGATGCTGGCGTAGGTACTGATTTTCATGCAATAGCCAATGGCTTTGCATCAATTACCCCATTAACGATAGACATGACCGCTTATAAAAGCTTGGCAAAAATGACAGAATGGATTAATGAACTTTCACTATGA
- a CDS encoding ATP-binding protein yields MSTKINNKLENGLANEVDKVKQELAVLKAEYEEFVYIVSHDLSAPLRQINSFSEIIVSKYGDSFDEKTKRHFDLITSGSAQTTQIMNAIKSYSRLNTRAQPFTSLDSNKIVAKALDDLSSLISKTAAEITCADLPTIIGDEEQVSLLFKCLIENALTYQLPDNKPVISVSTSDDQDYWHFSISDNGIGVPENLTEKIFKVLRRGVSSKIYPGLGMGLALSKKILQKHQGDISVALNNDQGSAFSFKIAKDLPHE; encoded by the coding sequence ATGAGTACAAAGATAAACAATAAGCTAGAGAACGGACTAGCGAATGAAGTAGACAAGGTGAAGCAGGAATTAGCGGTGCTAAAGGCTGAATACGAAGAGTTTGTCTATATTGTGTCACATGATCTTAGCGCACCTTTGAGGCAAATAAATAGCTTCTCTGAAATTATTGTCAGTAAATATGGTGACAGTTTTGATGAGAAAACTAAACGTCACTTTGACTTGATCACCAGTGGCTCAGCTCAAACAACGCAAATTATGAATGCTATTAAAAGCTATTCAAGATTAAATACAAGGGCTCAGCCATTTACGTCACTCGATAGTAATAAAATAGTGGCAAAAGCTTTAGATGATTTATCATCATTGATATCGAAAACAGCGGCAGAAATTACCTGTGCAGATTTACCCACAATTATTGGAGATGAGGAACAAGTTAGTTTGCTGTTTAAATGCCTTATTGAGAATGCGTTGACTTATCAGCTTCCAGACAATAAACCTGTTATTTCAGTGAGTACCAGCGATGATCAGGATTATTGGCACTTTAGCATTAGCGATAATGGTATCGGCGTCCCTGAAAACTTGACTGAAAAAATATTCAAAGTTTTAAGAAGAGGCGTTTCCAGTAAAATATATCCTGGTTTAGGTATGGGCTTAGCATTATCAAAAAAAATATTACAAAAGCATCAGGGCGATATCAGTGTAGCCTTAAATAATGACCAAGGTTCCGCTTTCTCCTTTAAAATTGCTAAGGACTTACCTCATGAGTGA
- a CDS encoding YqaA family protein produces MKIFSALYEWTLKWAEHKFAPRILAVLTFAESVFFPIPPDVLLAPMVMAQRDKAWRFATITTIASVLGGIVGYGLGYLMFEPWIQPLITEFGYQARFDKAMLWFSEWGVWVVFIAGFSPIPYKLFTVSAGFLSMAFLPFLLASAIGRGMRFFMVAGIIRWGGAAMEKKLKQWVDVLGWLVVGAIVIAYIATR; encoded by the coding sequence GTGAAAATATTTTCTGCATTATATGAATGGACCCTTAAGTGGGCAGAGCATAAGTTTGCGCCCAGAATTTTGGCGGTATTAACATTTGCTGAATCGGTTTTTTTCCCTATTCCACCTGACGTTTTACTCGCGCCTATGGTGATGGCGCAACGCGATAAGGCATGGCGTTTCGCGACAATCACGACTATTGCTTCAGTGCTGGGCGGTATTGTAGGTTATGGCTTGGGTTATCTAATGTTCGAACCTTGGATCCAACCACTGATCACCGAATTTGGATATCAGGCACGCTTTGATAAAGCCATGTTGTGGTTTAGTGAATGGGGTGTTTGGGTGGTATTTATTGCTGGCTTCTCTCCAATTCCCTATAAGTTATTTACTGTGAGTGCTGGCTTTTTAAGTATGGCATTTTTGCCATTTTTATTAGCGTCAGCCATAGGTCGTGGCATGCGATTCTTCATGGTTGCCGGTATTATTCGCTGGGGTGGAGCGGCAATGGAGAAAAAACTTAAGCAGTGGGTTGATGTATTAGGTTGGCTTGTTGTTGGCGCTATTGTTATTGCCTATATTGCGACACGATAA
- the ftsB gene encoding cell division protein FtsB, whose protein sequence is MRLITAVLILFLVLLQYRLWFGKNSVPDYLALEEEVTRQLANNNKLKQRNKLLYADTDDLKSGTEAIEERARHELGMIKEGETFFRVIPNDDDADKKERLR, encoded by the coding sequence ATGCGGCTGATCACGGCAGTTTTAATACTTTTTCTTGTACTTTTACAATACCGACTTTGGTTTGGTAAAAATAGTGTGCCTGATTATCTCGCTTTAGAAGAAGAAGTGACAAGGCAGCTAGCCAATAATAATAAGCTTAAGCAACGTAATAAATTACTCTATGCCGATACCGATGATTTAAAATCGGGTACTGAAGCTATTGAAGAACGTGCACGGCATGAGTTAGGCATGATCAAAGAGGGCGAAACATTTTTCCGTGTTATTCCTAATGATGACGATGCCGACAAAAAGGAACGCTTGCGATAA
- the truD gene encoding tRNA pseudouridine(13) synthase TruD — MKTENNSNLTLTAEPLNPIKLEEKEKEKEKVTEKAQEKKPEQSPSPLPEFSYLYGKPKSTGLLRRHRSDFKVCEKIPFEPCGEGEHLFIHIRKTGANTAFVAKQLAQYFSVKESLVSYAGLKDRFAVTEQWFGVHVPGKQSYDLSDLNIEGVEVLSSKRHNKKLRIGGLDGNRFEITLRDVTDIDELVRRWHVISNFGVPNYFGEQRFGINGGNIEKALGLFSGQKVKDKKKRGMYLSAARSLIFNEMISQRIEQQTFDNLVSGDVLMLAGTQSVFLADVIDEHLTARLAGHDLDITAPMWGAGELMTTGDAHAFERSIANGQQAFCEGLPRFGLKQERRRIRLTIKDAGIIVDNDVVTLSFFLPAGAYATTIMRELLDYKDMTERVDVGATRQSTDTTKAIINTTESDAERNS, encoded by the coding sequence ATGAAAACCGAAAATAACAGCAACTTAACATTAACCGCTGAACCGCTAAATCCAATCAAACTAGAAGAAAAAGAAAAAGAAAAAGAGAAAGTCACAGAAAAAGCCCAAGAGAAAAAACCTGAGCAAAGCCCATCACCCTTGCCAGAGTTCTCTTATTTATATGGTAAACCCAAGTCGACCGGTTTGTTGCGTCGTCACCGTTCAGACTTTAAAGTATGTGAAAAAATTCCCTTTGAACCTTGTGGTGAAGGTGAGCACCTTTTTATTCATATTCGAAAAACCGGTGCTAATACCGCTTTTGTTGCCAAGCAACTCGCGCAATACTTTTCTGTTAAAGAGTCTTTAGTTTCCTATGCAGGTTTAAAAGATCGCTTTGCTGTGACTGAACAATGGTTTGGTGTGCATGTTCCGGGCAAGCAAAGTTATGACTTAAGTGACTTAAACATCGAAGGTGTCGAGGTGTTATCGTCTAAACGTCATAACAAAAAGTTGCGCATAGGTGGCTTAGACGGTAATCGTTTTGAAATTACTTTACGTGATGTGACCGACATTGATGAACTCGTTAGACGTTGGCACGTGATCAGTAATTTTGGCGTGCCAAACTACTTTGGTGAACAACGTTTTGGCATTAATGGTGGCAACATCGAAAAAGCCTTAGGTTTGTTCTCAGGCCAAAAAGTTAAAGACAAGAAAAAACGCGGTATGTATTTATCTGCCGCACGGTCATTAATTTTCAATGAAATGATCAGTCAACGTATCGAACAACAAACATTCGACAATTTAGTCAGTGGTGATGTGTTGATGTTGGCGGGTACGCAGTCTGTATTTCTAGCGGATGTTATTGATGAGCATTTAACAGCAAGACTTGCAGGACATGATCTAGATATAACTGCGCCAATGTGGGGCGCGGGCGAATTAATGACTACCGGCGATGCGCACGCTTTTGAGCGAAGTATTGCCAATGGGCAGCAAGCATTTTGCGAGGGCTTACCCCGGTTTGGTTTAAAACAAGAACGCCGTCGTATTCGATTAACTATTAAAGACGCTGGCATTATAGTAGATAACGATGTTGTGACTTTGTCATTTTTCTTGCCGGCTGGCGCTTACGCTACCACCATTATGCGTGAGTTACTTGACTATAAAGACATGACAGAACGCGTTGATGTAGGCGCAACTAGGCAGTCAACTGATACCACTAAAGCGATAATCAATACAACAGAAAGCGATGCGGAGCGAAATAGCTGA
- a CDS encoding peptidoglycan DD-metalloendopeptidase family protein → MTKWMQGQLFNTNHLLVLIMIVAINGCSSRSKPAPVVDVQGSLPLSQRLKNSVTGSEYIVKKGETLYSIAWRADVDVRTLADINNIKAPYSIFPQQKLFLTKNTSKPSDNSTKRKSTNSSKQKVITKPIAQKKKQEYGGNVVERKSINKAQQQTTAFSQKIREWQWPAKGKVIRNFSSAKQGNKGIDIAGRRGDSVKATADGKVVYAGDALQGYGQLVIVKHNDDYLSAYAHNDRILVKEQQVVKAGQVIARMGNTDAERVMLHFEVRFRGKSVNPMKYLPK, encoded by the coding sequence ATGACGAAATGGATGCAGGGTCAACTATTTAACACTAATCATTTATTAGTGTTAATCATGATAGTCGCTATTAATGGCTGTTCTAGTCGTAGTAAACCTGCTCCTGTCGTCGACGTTCAAGGCTCACTTCCGCTGAGTCAAAGGCTTAAGAACAGTGTTACGGGAAGTGAATATATAGTTAAAAAAGGTGAAACTTTGTATTCAATCGCATGGCGTGCCGATGTCGATGTACGTACCTTAGCCGATATCAATAATATCAAAGCGCCATACAGTATTTTTCCGCAACAAAAATTATTTTTAACCAAAAACACCAGTAAGCCTAGTGATAATAGTACTAAGCGTAAAAGTACTAACTCGTCTAAACAAAAAGTTATAACAAAACCTATTGCACAGAAGAAAAAGCAGGAGTATGGTGGAAATGTGGTTGAGCGAAAATCAATCAACAAAGCTCAACAACAAACCACTGCTTTTTCACAAAAAATAAGAGAGTGGCAGTGGCCTGCGAAAGGGAAAGTTATTCGTAACTTTTCCTCCGCAAAGCAAGGAAATAAAGGAATCGACATTGCGGGGCGTCGCGGCGATTCGGTAAAAGCAACTGCAGACGGCAAAGTAGTTTATGCCGGTGATGCGTTACAGGGTTACGGCCAGTTAGTTATCGTTAAACATAATGACGACTACCTTAGTGCTTATGCTCACAACGATCGCATTCTTGTCAAAGAGCAGCAAGTTGTTAAAGCCGGTCAAGTGATTGCTAGAATGGGAAATACTGACGCTGAAAGAGTCATGCTTCATTTTGAAGTTCGCTTTCGCGGGAAATCAGTTAATCCTATGAAGTATTTGCCGAAATAA
- the rpoS gene encoding RNA polymerase sigma factor RpoS, with amino-acid sequence MPEEAPSSLDATQIYLSEIGFSPLLTAEEEVYFSRLALKGDERSRKRMIESNLRLVVKIARRYNNRGLPLLDLIEEGNLGLIRAVEKFDPERGFRFSTYATWWIRQTIERAIMNQTRTIRLPIHVVKELNIYLRTARELVQKLDHEPTAEDIALELDVPVESVSKMLRLNERIASVDSPFGGEGEKVLLDVIPDEKGGGPETKLQTNDIKHSIVDWLNELNSKQREVLARRFGLLGYEAATLEDVGVEIGLTRERVRQIQVEALKRLRDILSQQNLSIEALFQV; translated from the coding sequence ATGCCTGAAGAGGCGCCTTCTAGTTTAGATGCAACACAAATATATTTAAGTGAAATCGGATTTTCACCATTATTAACCGCAGAAGAAGAAGTCTACTTTTCTCGCCTTGCTCTCAAAGGTGACGAACGCTCTCGAAAACGTATGATTGAAAGTAATCTTCGTTTAGTCGTAAAAATTGCTCGCCGTTATAACAATCGTGGTTTACCGTTATTAGATTTAATCGAAGAAGGTAACCTAGGTCTCATTCGCGCCGTTGAAAAATTCGACCCCGAGCGTGGCTTTCGATTCTCTACTTACGCAACTTGGTGGATTCGTCAAACAATTGAACGTGCCATTATGAACCAAACCCGCACTATTCGATTACCTATTCATGTTGTTAAAGAACTTAATATTTACTTACGTACAGCCCGTGAGCTGGTGCAAAAGCTTGACCATGAACCTACCGCAGAAGATATTGCCCTAGAACTTGATGTTCCCGTAGAAAGTGTCAGTAAAATGCTACGTTTAAACGAACGTATTGCTTCAGTCGATTCGCCCTTTGGCGGTGAAGGTGAAAAAGTTTTATTAGATGTTATTCCTGATGAAAAAGGCGGCGGCCCGGAAACCAAGTTACAAACAAACGATATTAAACATAGTATTGTAGATTGGTTGAATGAGCTTAATTCTAAACAACGAGAAGTATTAGCAAGACGTTTTGGCTTACTAGGCTACGAAGCCGCAACATTAGAAGATGTAGGTGTTGAAATTGGCTTAACACGTGAACGCGTGCGTCAAATTCAAGTGGAAGCGCTGAAACGTTTACGCGATATTTTAAGTCAACAAAACTTATCTATTGAAGCGCTATTTCAAGTGTAA
- a CDS encoding uracil-xanthine permease family protein: protein MLFVAFGALVLMPLLTGLDPNVALCTAGIGTLLFQLVTKRQVPVFLASSFVFIAPIMYSTQTWGIPATMGALAVVGVVYVCFSGLIKARGVGFISKYLPPIVTGPIIMVIGLSLAPVAVHMALGRTGDGSVQLIDHTLALSISLPALLTTLLVSAFSKGFMRLMPILSGIVVGYVLSLYHGIIDFTPVQNAAWFAVPKFTAPEFHWQAIIYMLPIAIAPAIEHIGDILAIGSATGKDYIKKPGLHRTLFGDGIATTAASMLGGPPNTTYSEVTGAVMLTKAFNPRIMTWAACTAIIMAFVGKLGALLHTIPGAVMGGIMMLLFGLIASVGLGSLVKAKVDFDQPRNFIIFAVVLVFGIGGMALNLGGFSIQGISLCALVAIGLNLLLPKEVTKV, encoded by the coding sequence ATGCTATTTGTTGCTTTTGGCGCTTTGGTATTAATGCCTTTACTCACGGGCTTAGATCCAAACGTGGCTTTGTGTACAGCAGGTATAGGTACTTTGCTATTCCAACTGGTAACAAAACGACAAGTCCCCGTATTTTTAGCGTCTTCATTTGTTTTTATTGCTCCTATTATGTACAGCACGCAAACCTGGGGGATTCCGGCAACTATGGGTGCTTTGGCCGTTGTTGGGGTTGTCTATGTTTGCTTTAGTGGCCTGATTAAAGCCCGTGGTGTTGGCTTTATTAGCAAGTACCTACCTCCTATTGTTACTGGCCCTATTATAATGGTCATTGGATTATCACTTGCTCCCGTTGCCGTTCATATGGCTTTAGGTCGCACCGGTGATGGCTCAGTACAGTTGATTGACCATACACTGGCCTTAAGTATTTCATTACCGGCCCTACTGACGACCCTTTTGGTATCGGCGTTTAGTAAAGGTTTTATGCGTTTAATGCCAATTTTATCGGGCATTGTTGTCGGTTATGTATTATCGCTTTATCACGGTATTATCGACTTTACGCCGGTCCAAAATGCCGCATGGTTTGCCGTCCCTAAATTTACCGCACCTGAATTTCATTGGCAGGCCATTATATACATGCTGCCCATCGCCATTGCCCCAGCCATTGAACACATAGGTGATATTTTAGCGATTGGTTCAGCAACCGGTAAAGATTACATTAAAAAACCAGGCTTACACCGTACGCTGTTTGGAGATGGCATCGCGACGACGGCGGCCTCAATGTTGGGCGGCCCGCCAAATACCACTTACTCAGAAGTTACTGGCGCGGTGATGCTAACCAAAGCGTTTAACCCTAGAATTATGACCTGGGCTGCTTGTACGGCCATTATTATGGCCTTTGTGGGTAAACTGGGCGCTTTGTTGCACACCATACCCGGTGCCGTAATGGGCGGTATTATGATGCTATTATTTGGTTTAATCGCCAGTGTCGGCTTAGGTAGTTTAGTTAAAGCAAAAGTTGATTTTGACCAACCGCGAAACTTCATTATTTTTGCCGTGGTATTAGTTTTTGGTATCGGTGGTATGGCATTAAACTTAGGTGGGTTTAGCATTCAAGGAATTAGCTTGTGTGCACTAGTCGCTATAGGTTTAAACTTGCTTTTACCTAAAGAAGTGACAAAAGTATAG
- a CDS encoding protein-L-isoaspartate(D-aspartate) O-methyltransferase has protein sequence MNQSNINARVGSNIGGKSSRSGELLAQKLLVEGIKNQQVLRAIARSPRHIFVPEILAHKAYDNTALPIGQGQTISQPYIVAKMSELLLADGVPDSILEIGTGSGYQTSILAQLTPKVFSVERIKSLQWQAKRRLRTMDLHNVAMKHGDGWQGWQSKAPFQAIIVTAAPTEVPAALLEQLADGGRLIIPVGEQSQVLKLITRHGDEFKEQQIEAVRFVPLVPGALG, from the coding sequence ATGAATCAAAGTAATATCAATGCCAGAGTAGGCAGTAACATCGGCGGAAAGTCGAGTCGGAGTGGGGAATTACTGGCACAAAAATTACTGGTTGAAGGCATCAAAAATCAACAAGTATTAAGGGCTATTGCTCGCTCACCTCGCCATATATTTGTGCCCGAAATTTTAGCACACAAAGCCTATGACAATACGGCATTGCCGATTGGTCAAGGACAAACCATTTCACAACCGTATATTGTGGCAAAAATGTCAGAATTGTTGCTGGCTGATGGTGTGCCTGATAGCATTCTTGAAATAGGCACGGGCTCAGGTTATCAAACCTCTATTCTGGCGCAGTTAACACCTAAAGTGTTCTCAGTCGAACGGATAAAATCGTTGCAATGGCAAGCAAAGCGTAGGTTAAGAACGATGGACCTACATAATGTGGCCATGAAACACGGTGATGGCTGGCAAGGCTGGCAAAGTAAAGCGCCATTTCAAGCCATTATTGTAACGGCAGCTCCTACAGAGGTGCCAGCGGCATTACTCGAACAGCTTGCTGATGGTGGCCGCTTGATCATACCTGTTGGCGAACAAAGCCAAGTGTTGAAGTTAATTACCCGTCATGGTGATGAATTTAAAGAACAGCAAATTGAAGCTGTTCGATTTGTTCCACTGGTACCTGGCGCTTTAGGATAA
- the ispD gene encoding 2-C-methyl-D-erythritol 4-phosphate cytidylyltransferase, producing MNNTTGHFTVVVPAAGVGKRMLATCPKQYLTIENITILEHTVQRLLSHCAISHVIIALGENDEYYPSTALAHNKNVTCVVGGKERVDSVLAGLKSLQMSKEQWVLVHDAARPCVQHKDLTRLITYCIENDHGGLLASPVRDTMKQANTEHRVETTLERSQMWHALTPQMFKTQELITAISTALSRGISITDESSAMEALGYPSGLVNGSSDNIKITQPEDLCLAEFILNQQKNNLSPEAICE from the coding sequence ATGAACAATACAACTGGGCATTTTACCGTCGTCGTGCCTGCTGCAGGTGTTGGTAAACGTATGCTGGCAACTTGTCCCAAACAATATTTAACCATTGAAAATATCACCATTTTAGAACACACCGTTCAGCGTTTACTTAGCCACTGTGCCATTTCCCATGTCATTATTGCTTTAGGTGAAAACGATGAATATTACCCTAGCACTGCGTTAGCCCATAATAAAAATGTAACCTGTGTTGTTGGTGGTAAAGAGCGTGTTGATTCTGTACTTGCTGGTTTAAAAAGCTTGCAGATGAGTAAAGAGCAATGGGTGTTGGTGCATGATGCAGCAAGGCCTTGTGTTCAGCACAAGGATTTAACGCGACTAATAACCTATTGTATTGAAAACGATCATGGCGGCTTATTAGCATCTCCTGTTCGCGATACCATGAAACAAGCAAATACAGAACACCGGGTAGAAACAACGTTAGAACGCAGTCAAATGTGGCATGCACTCACTCCGCAAATGTTTAAAACACAAGAACTAATCACAGCTATTTCAACCGCTTTATCCCGTGGTATAAGCATTACTGATGAGTCATCTGCGATGGAAGCTTTAGGGTATCCGAGTGGATTGGTGAATGGCAGTAGTGACAACATAAAAATTACTCAGCCAGAAGATTTATGCTTAGCCGAGTTTATTCTGAATCAACAAAAAAATAATTTATCACCAGAGGCAATATGCGAATAG
- a CDS encoding response regulator, giving the protein MSEPINILYVEDNEGDVELMRMSIDRYCASLNIVLDVAETVAEAKAIFAHDKHVIALIDWNLPDGEGIDVLKFIREMHESLPVFLLSGVITEDNIKLTEKYKPTACLEKDYGKAFFSALEKCILSMD; this is encoded by the coding sequence ATGAGTGAACCGATAAATATTCTGTACGTTGAAGACAATGAAGGTGATGTTGAGTTAATGAGAATGTCGATAGACAGATATTGTGCTTCGTTGAATATTGTTTTGGATGTTGCAGAAACGGTTGCAGAGGCGAAAGCCATATTTGCGCATGACAAGCATGTTATTGCACTTATTGATTGGAATTTACCTGATGGTGAAGGTATTGATGTGTTGAAATTTATTCGTGAAATGCACGAAAGCCTGCCTGTTTTTCTACTAAGTGGTGTGATTACCGAAGATAATATAAAGCTGACAGAAAAATATAAACCAACAGCATGCCTTGAAAAAGATTATGGTAAAGCATTTTTCTCTGCATTAGAAAAATGTATTTTATCGATGGATTAA